The Rhinolophus ferrumequinum isolate MPI-CBG mRhiFer1 chromosome 28, mRhiFer1_v1.p, whole genome shotgun sequence genome has a window encoding:
- the MRPS11 gene encoding 28S ribosomal protein S11, mitochondrial, producing the protein MQVVRNAGSRLLWSWAWPPTSRVVARAPAPSIHTGVHQLQDAAARKEAEEKTAAPAPALSRSSFSIYPPIPGQENSLRWAGKKFEEIPIAHIKASYNNTQIQVVSATNQPLARTSCGTEGFRNAKKGTGIAAQTAGIAAAAKAAGKGVTHIRVVVKGLGPGRLSAIKGLTMGGLAVISITDNTPIPHNGCRPRKARRL; encoded by the exons ATGCAGGTTGTAAGAAACGCGGGGTCTCGCCTCCTGTGGTCATGGGCTTGGCCACCGACGAGCAG GGTCGTGGCCCGGGCGCCGGCTCCCTCCATCCATACGGGTGTCCACCAGCTGCAAGACGCCGCGGCCAGGAAGGAAGCTGAAGAGAAGACCGCAGCTCCAGCTCCCGCTCTGAGCCGCAGCAGCTTCAG CATTTATCCTCCGATTCCAGGACAGGAGAACTCTCTGAGGTGGGCAGGAAAGAAATTTGAAGAGATCCCAATCGCACACATTAAAGCATCCTACAACAA CACACAGATCCAGGTAGTCTCCGCCACAAACCAGCCCCTTGCCCGCACTTCCTGTGGCACAGAGGGGTTTCGGAATGCCAAGAAGGGCACGGGCATTGCAGCACAAACAGCAGGCATAGCTGCTGCGGCG AAAGCTGCAGGGAAGGGCGTGACCCACATCCGAGTGGTGGTGAAAGGCCTGGGGCCAGGGCGCTTG TCTGCCATCAAGGGACTGACGATGGGCGGCCTGGCAGTGATCTCCATCACAGACAACACCCCCATCCCCCACAACGGCTGCCGCCCCAGGAAGGCTCGGAGGCTGTGA
- the MRPL46 gene encoding 39S ribosomal protein L46, mitochondrial, which translates to MAATGRRALFGVARGWRRFERLRARSLGFRSLTLATAPSHRGSPWHLLGALCLQRPPLVSKPLTPLQEEIAALLQQIEIERSLYSDHELRALDEAQRLAKRKADLYDDEEDEKSILLVQDLEDMWEQKFLQFKPGARITDADKKNDRTSLHRKLDSNLVLLVKEKLGDQDVWMLPQAEWQPGETLRGTAERTLATLSENNMEAKFLGNAPCGHYKFKFPQAVRTESSLGAKIFFFKALLLTGDFSQAGQKGHHVWVSKEELGDYLKPKYLAQVRRFLLDL; encoded by the exons ATGGCGGCGACGGGAAGGCGGGCTCTGTTTGGGGTGGCGAGAGGCTGGCGGCGATTCGAGAGGCTTAGGGCCCGTAGTCTGGGTTTTCGCAGCCTGACTCTTGCGACCGCACCCTCGCACCGCGGGTCTCCATGGCACCTGTTAGGCGCGTTGTGCCTGCAGCGGCCACCGCTCGTGTCGAAACCGCTGACTCCTTTGCAGGAAGAGATAGCAGCTCTACTACAGCAG ATTGAGATAGAGAGAAGCCTGTATTCAGACCATGAGCTTCGTGCTTTAGATGAAGCCCAGAGACTGGCAAAGAGGAAAGCTGACCTCtatgatgatgaagaagatgaaaagagtATATTGTTGGTACAGGATTTGGAAGATATGTGGGAGCAGAAATTCCTACAGTTTAAACCTGGAGCTCGCATCACAG ATGCCGATAAAAAGAATGACCGAACCTCATTGCACCGGAAGCTAGACAGCAACCTTGTTCTGTTGGTCAAAGAGAAGCTCGGAGACCAGGATGTGTGGATGCTGCCCCAGGCAGAGTGGCAGCCTGGGGAGACCCTCCGAGGAACAGCTGAGCGAACCCTGGCCACACTCTCAG AAAACAACATGGAAGCCAAGTTCCTGGGAAATGCACCCTGTGGCCACTACAAGTTCAAGTTCCCCCAGGCAGTACGGACAGAGAGCAGCCTCGGGGCCAAAATATTCTTCTTCAAAGCACTACTACTAACCGGAGACTTTTCTCAGGCTGGGCAGAAGGGCCATCATGTGTGGGTCAGTAAGGAGGAGCTGGGTGACTATTTGAAACCCAAATACCTGGCCCAGGTGAGGAGATTTCTGTTGGACCTCTGA